The Novosphingobium kaempferiae genome includes a window with the following:
- a CDS encoding xanthine dehydrogenase family protein molybdopterin-binding subunit: MDALRLSRRTALGGILAGAFTLAIPRALAEAMTPAQGAEAIDLQPLIAILPDGRVRIVSLMAEMGQGVSTALPLVLADELDADWDRVEIVPLDSAKRVPLDKPVMLVTSDSSSTRGYFTRLREVAARGRMQLTSAAAARWGVPAADCRTAKGRVLHPDGATSLSYGELATDAAKLPAPGAVTLKEAGQFTLIGRSQPRRDVPDKVRGAATYASDVKLPGMLYTSVAQGPYGALALTAHDRDAALADPRVKDMFVIDGTTLVAVALDTWSAMKALEAAAPAWDAGPSPASSDAYKTALVEALGQPGRAFAVAGEPPAADGLKMVEADYQVAFLAHATMEPMSCAAWFHDGRLEMWAPTQAVFRAQAAAAKASGLSPDAVLIHQTLLGGGFGRRSESDFVAQAAQIAMRVKAPVRLQWSRGEDMKRDPYRSAYAMRCKGAVDASGRIADYGVTISGPSILRSRVPLFDSPNAPIDPTVQNGLVPKFYKLPATRAAWVEVRPPVPIGYWRSVAQSQNTFAAESFVDELAHAAGADPFDFRQAHLTDPRMAAVMAKLRTLSEWDKPAPKGRARGVAVVNCYESWFGQVIELSVTDGEIRIHRATSVIDCGLAVQSDNVIAQVEGGTVFGLSAALHGEITIDQGVTQQSTFADYRVLLLAETPEMRTYVMPSTAPPGGVGETGTPCAMPATANALFALTGKRLRTLPLQAGLSG, from the coding sequence CGCGGGCGCCTTCACGCTGGCGATCCCGCGTGCTCTGGCCGAGGCGATGACGCCTGCGCAGGGTGCCGAGGCCATCGACCTCCAGCCCCTCATCGCGATCCTGCCGGATGGCCGCGTGCGCATCGTATCGCTCATGGCGGAGATGGGTCAGGGCGTCTCGACCGCGCTGCCGCTGGTGCTGGCGGACGAACTCGACGCCGACTGGGACCGGGTGGAGATCGTCCCCCTCGATTCCGCGAAACGCGTGCCGCTCGACAAGCCGGTCATGCTGGTGACGTCGGACAGCAGTTCCACGCGCGGCTACTTCACCCGCCTGCGCGAAGTGGCGGCGCGCGGGCGGATGCAGCTGACGAGCGCCGCTGCCGCGCGCTGGGGCGTCCCCGCCGCCGACTGCCGCACCGCGAAAGGCCGCGTCCTCCACCCGGATGGCGCGACGAGCCTCTCCTACGGCGAACTCGCTACCGATGCCGCGAAGCTGCCTGCGCCGGGTGCGGTCACGTTGAAGGAGGCCGGGCAGTTCACCCTGATCGGCCGCTCCCAGCCCCGGCGCGACGTGCCCGACAAGGTGCGCGGCGCAGCGACTTACGCCTCCGACGTGAAGCTGCCGGGGATGCTCTACACGTCAGTGGCGCAGGGGCCTTACGGCGCCCTCGCGCTGACCGCGCATGACCGCGACGCGGCGCTCGCCGATCCGCGCGTGAAGGACATGTTCGTGATCGACGGCACCACCCTCGTCGCCGTGGCGCTCGACACCTGGAGCGCGATGAAGGCGCTGGAGGCCGCCGCGCCGGCGTGGGACGCAGGCCCCTCCCCCGCGTCGAGCGATGCCTACAAGACCGCACTGGTCGAAGCGCTCGGCCAGCCGGGCCGGGCCTTTGCCGTCGCCGGGGAACCGCCCGCCGCCGATGGCCTCAAGATGGTAGAGGCCGACTACCAGGTCGCCTTCCTCGCCCATGCGACGATGGAGCCGATGAGCTGCGCCGCGTGGTTCCATGACGGCAGGCTGGAGATGTGGGCGCCGACGCAGGCGGTCTTCCGCGCGCAGGCCGCCGCCGCGAAGGCATCGGGCCTCTCGCCCGACGCGGTGCTGATCCACCAGACCCTGCTCGGCGGCGGCTTCGGGCGGCGTTCGGAAAGCGATTTCGTCGCGCAGGCGGCGCAGATCGCGATGCGGGTCAAGGCCCCCGTCCGGCTGCAATGGTCGCGCGGGGAGGACATGAAGCGCGATCCCTACCGCTCGGCCTATGCCATGCGCTGCAAGGGCGCGGTCGACGCCTCGGGCCGGATCGCCGACTACGGCGTGACGATCTCCGGCCCCTCGATCCTGCGCAGCCGGGTGCCGCTGTTCGACAGCCCCAACGCGCCCATCGACCCGACCGTGCAGAACGGCCTCGTCCCGAAGTTCTACAAGCTGCCCGCCACCCGCGCGGCATGGGTGGAAGTGCGCCCGCCAGTGCCGATCGGCTACTGGCGCTCGGTCGCGCAGTCGCAGAACACCTTCGCGGCGGAGAGCTTCGTCGACGAGCTTGCCCACGCGGCGGGCGCCGATCCCTTCGACTTCCGGCAGGCGCACCTGACCGACCCGCGCATGGCCGCCGTCATGGCGAAGCTGCGCACCCTGTCCGAATGGGACAAGCCCGCGCCCAAGGGTCGCGCGCGCGGCGTCGCGGTGGTGAACTGCTACGAAAGCTGGTTCGGGCAGGTGATCGAGCTGTCCGTGACCGACGGCGAGATCCGCATCCACCGCGCGACCAGCGTGATCGACTGCGGCCTTGCCGTGCAGTCCGACAACGTGATCGCGCAAGTCGAAGGCGGCACCGTGTTCGGCCTCTCCGCCGCACTTCACGGAGAGATCACCATCGATCAGGGCGTCACGCAGCAGTCCACCTTCGCCGACTACCGCGTGCTCCTGCTCGCCGAGACGCCGGAGATGCGCACCTACGTCATGCCCTCCACCGCCCCGCCCGGCGGCGTGGGCGAGACCGGCACCCCCTGCGCCATGCCCGCCACCGCCAACGCGCTCTTCGCCCTGACCGGCAAGCGCCTGCGCACGCTGCCGCTGCAGGCGGGGCTTAGCGGCTGA
- a CDS encoding nitrilase-related carbon-nitrogen hydrolase translates to MLILSQEAWSAGDPARLGQIAGAAVIEARRRGDGGESGDGWMLLLLPHSGVVWPETEAFEALAATAKRHAIHLAGSLAVEPAAGGAVATVGFVFAPDGALSLRTGKITPDLIEGFGDTQALPAAEADFPVAKLPFAQVGMLLGEDVLFSHYARALVFNGAEVILNPTTEAADPLTPARRMSRWGRATDSAGYVASASPRTVEIDGIALKVPTSTALYNWEREVVSAIGDESFVFVELDIEMMRRKRATPQGSMPAIVRADVYARGYRKWAAEAGELPRPDSRAGWLAEARRRMDAEAARVGPKREKYEEQYDICVIQSVPRLIPLGVNNSREIIMRNLAESLGLAESRANIPSVRLVVFPEFWLTGPGGIGGIQRTVQDMEKLAISHGDEVFDEIGAFAKRNKVYVAFQNFEVHEKLPGRVFNSAFLIDDAGELVHTYRKNQCADVWGFLPDTTPGSIIDEFVDLFGYESLFPVADTPIGKIANMICFDNMSPEVAFALRHFGTEVICHSSSEPHGAEGRSPWDNARRLRAFENTAYMISAIDGGEHVAEDSDLLTFFRRGHTRVINYDGTVQGVVDGPGPVVLRAHVDLTGLRRARANPRVNFKLWSDFAAYAGAYSGEIGFPSNLWKSEPYVNPYLGAKELRRVIAEYMERGIYVEPASEIGADRYRTSDQV, encoded by the coding sequence ATGCTGATCTTGTCCCAGGAAGCCTGGTCCGCCGGCGATCCCGCCCGCCTCGGCCAGATCGCCGGAGCCGCCGTGATCGAAGCGCGTCGTCGCGGTGACGGCGGCGAGAGCGGCGACGGCTGGATGCTACTGCTGCTCCCCCACTCCGGCGTCGTCTGGCCCGAGACCGAAGCGTTCGAGGCGCTGGCCGCCACCGCGAAGCGCCACGCCATCCACCTCGCCGGATCGCTCGCGGTGGAGCCCGCCGCAGGCGGCGCGGTCGCGACGGTGGGCTTCGTGTTCGCCCCCGACGGCGCGCTCTCGCTGCGCACCGGCAAGATCACGCCTGATCTCATCGAAGGCTTCGGCGACACGCAGGCCCTCCCTGCCGCCGAGGCCGATTTCCCGGTCGCGAAGCTGCCCTTCGCGCAAGTAGGCATGTTGCTGGGCGAGGATGTTCTGTTCAGCCACTACGCCCGCGCGCTGGTGTTCAACGGGGCCGAGGTGATCCTCAACCCCACCACCGAAGCCGCCGACCCGCTGACGCCCGCGCGCCGCATGTCGCGCTGGGGCCGCGCCACCGATTCCGCCGGCTATGTCGCCTCGGCCAGCCCGCGCACCGTCGAGATCGACGGCATCGCGCTCAAGGTGCCGACCTCCACCGCGCTCTACAACTGGGAGCGCGAGGTCGTCTCCGCTATCGGCGACGAGAGCTTCGTCTTCGTCGAACTCGACATCGAGATGATGCGCCGCAAGCGCGCCACGCCGCAGGGCTCGATGCCCGCCATCGTGCGCGCCGACGTCTATGCGCGCGGCTACCGCAAGTGGGCCGCCGAAGCGGGCGAACTGCCCCGCCCCGACAGCCGCGCCGGATGGCTCGCCGAAGCCAGGCGCCGCATGGACGCCGAGGCCGCGCGCGTCGGGCCGAAGCGCGAGAAGTACGAGGAACAGTACGACATCTGCGTGATCCAGTCTGTCCCGCGCCTGATCCCGCTCGGCGTCAACAACTCGCGCGAGATCATCATGCGCAACCTCGCGGAATCGCTGGGACTGGCGGAATCGCGGGCCAACATCCCGTCGGTCCGGCTGGTGGTGTTCCCTGAGTTCTGGCTCACCGGCCCCGGCGGCATCGGCGGCATCCAGCGCACCGTGCAGGACATGGAGAAGCTGGCGATCAGCCACGGCGACGAGGTGTTCGACGAGATCGGCGCCTTCGCCAAGCGCAACAAGGTCTACGTCGCCTTCCAGAACTTCGAGGTCCACGAGAAGCTGCCCGGCCGCGTGTTCAACTCCGCGTTCCTGATCGACGACGCGGGCGAGCTGGTCCACACCTACCGCAAGAACCAGTGCGCCGATGTCTGGGGCTTCCTGCCCGACACCACCCCCGGCTCGATCATCGACGAGTTCGTGGACCTGTTCGGCTACGAATCGCTGTTCCCGGTGGCCGACACGCCGATCGGCAAGATCGCCAACATGATCTGCTTCGACAACATGAGCCCCGAAGTCGCCTTCGCGCTGCGCCATTTCGGCACCGAGGTGATCTGCCACTCGTCGTCCGAGCCGCACGGCGCGGAAGGCCGCTCGCCCTGGGACAACGCCCGCCGCCTGCGCGCCTTCGAGAACACCGCCTACATGATCTCCGCCATCGACGGCGGCGAGCATGTGGCGGAAGACTCGGACCTGCTGACGTTCTTCCGGCGCGGCCACACGCGCGTCATCAACTACGACGGCACCGTGCAGGGCGTGGTGGACGGCCCCGGCCCGGTCGTGTTGCGCGCCCACGTCGACCTCACCGGCCTTCGCCGCGCCCGCGCCAATCCGCGCGTGAACTTCAAGCTGTGGAGCGACTTCGCCGCCTATGCCGGGGCCTATTCGGGCGAGATCGGCTTCCCCAGCAACCTGTGGAAGTCGGAGCCTTACGTGAACCCCTACCTCGGCGCGAAGGAACTGCGCCGGGTCATCGCCGAGTACATGGAACGCGGCATCTACGTAGAACCCGCCAGCGAGATCGGCGCGGACCGCTACCGCACCTCGGACCAGGTGTGA
- a CDS encoding c-type cytochrome produces the protein MKLILTTAASAALLLAAAPVIVDAQAAPAAPSPDAVKGKAQFARCMACHSVDAAKPRGIGPNLAGVVGRAAGKQPGFKYTPALAGAKFKWTPDKLNAFLAKPREVVPGTNMVFAGMSDPVARKALVAYLGTTAK, from the coding sequence ATGAAGCTGATCCTCACCACCGCCGCCTCGGCCGCCCTGCTCCTCGCCGCCGCGCCCGTCATCGTCGACGCGCAGGCGGCCCCGGCGGCGCCCTCTCCGGACGCCGTCAAAGGCAAGGCGCAGTTCGCCCGCTGCATGGCCTGCCACTCGGTCGACGCCGCCAAGCCACGCGGCATCGGCCCCAACCTCGCGGGCGTGGTCGGCCGCGCGGCGGGCAAGCAGCCGGGCTTCAAGTACACCCCGGCGCTCGCGGGCGCGAAGTTCAAGTGGACGCCGGACAAGCTCAACGCCTTCCTCGCCAAGCCGCGCGAGGTGGTGCCGGGGACCAACATGGTCTTCGCCGGGATGTCCGACCCGGTGGCGCGCAAGGCGCTGGTCGCCTATCTGGGAACGACGGCGAAATAA
- a CDS encoding family 43 glycosylhydrolase: protein MIRALAPLTLAVVLALGGCKASETAAPTDAATPTLTNPLLSSGPDPWVVHHGKTFYFLGTKGDRIAIRQTDDLSKLADAPEHTIWTPPAKGPNAVSIWAPEMHRLDGKWYVYYTAAQDGHDDDAHRGVFVLENASADPLKGEWTDRGQVNTKLTGLDGTVFEHGGKRWFVYSAYDGPDSVLAIAPMTNPWTLGPGETVIARPDQPFERQGGRQILEGPEFLAGPKGDLFLAYSASACWSDDYALGLLHAKPGSDPLNAASWTKSPRPVLAKSPENNVYGTGHNGFFTTDGGRKTWIVYHGNDGAGKKCTETRSPRVQRMEWSADGMPVFPVPSRAGAPLEAPQP, encoded by the coding sequence GTGATCCGCGCTCTTGCCCCGCTGACGCTCGCGGTCGTGCTCGCCCTTGGCGGCTGCAAGGCGAGCGAAACCGCTGCGCCGACTGACGCCGCCACGCCGACCCTGACCAACCCCCTGCTGTCGAGCGGGCCGGATCCGTGGGTCGTGCATCACGGCAAGACCTTCTACTTCCTCGGCACCAAGGGCGACCGCATCGCCATCCGCCAGACCGACGACCTGTCGAAGCTGGCCGACGCGCCCGAGCACACGATCTGGACGCCGCCCGCCAAGGGGCCGAACGCGGTCTCGATCTGGGCGCCGGAGATGCACCGCCTCGACGGCAAGTGGTACGTCTACTACACCGCCGCGCAGGACGGTCATGACGACGACGCGCATCGCGGCGTCTTCGTGCTGGAGAACGCCAGCGCCGATCCTCTCAAGGGCGAGTGGACCGACCGGGGGCAAGTCAACACGAAGCTGACCGGCCTCGACGGGACGGTGTTCGAGCATGGCGGCAAGCGCTGGTTCGTCTATTCCGCCTATGACGGCCCCGACAGCGTGCTCGCCATCGCGCCGATGACGAACCCGTGGACGCTCGGCCCCGGCGAGACAGTGATCGCGCGTCCTGACCAGCCGTTCGAGCGGCAGGGCGGTCGCCAGATCCTCGAAGGGCCGGAATTCCTTGCCGGGCCGAAGGGCGACCTGTTCCTTGCCTACTCCGCCAGCGCCTGCTGGTCGGACGACTATGCGCTGGGCCTGCTTCATGCCAAGCCCGGCAGCGATCCGCTGAACGCGGCAAGCTGGACCAAGTCGCCGCGCCCGGTGCTGGCGAAATCGCCCGAGAACAACGTCTACGGGACGGGGCACAACGGCTTCTTCACCACCGACGGCGGCCGCAAGACGTGGATCGTCTACCACGGCAACGACGGCGCCGGTAAGAAGTGTACCGAAACCCGCTCCCCGCGCGTGCAGCGGATGGAATGGAGTGCGGACGGGATGCCGGTGTTCCCGGTGCCCTCGCGCGCGGGTGCGCCATTGGAAGCCCCGCAGCCGTAA
- a CDS encoding 2-dehydro-3-deoxy-6-phosphogalactonate aldolase, with product MIDLSTALAQLPLVAILRGIRPDEIEAAADVLVEAGFRLIEVPLNSPDPLVSIEKLARRVGDRAIVGAGTVLTVEQVAQVQDAGGAMIVSPNTDVAVISESAKRGLVSLPGFFTPSEAFAAIAAGASGLKLFPAEAATPSVVKAQRAVLPKDMPLLAVGGITPTNMAPWREAGADGFGLGSALYKVGLSTQEIAANAQAFAKGWAELEGRA from the coding sequence ATGATCGACCTTTCCACCGCACTCGCCCAGCTTCCCCTCGTCGCCATCCTGCGCGGCATCCGCCCGGATGAGATCGAGGCTGCCGCCGACGTGCTCGTCGAGGCGGGCTTTCGCCTGATCGAAGTGCCGCTGAACTCGCCCGACCCGCTCGTCAGCATCGAGAAGCTGGCGCGCCGCGTGGGGGACCGGGCCATCGTCGGCGCGGGCACCGTGCTCACCGTCGAGCAGGTCGCGCAAGTGCAGGACGCGGGCGGCGCGATGATCGTCTCGCCCAACACCGATGTCGCCGTCATTTCCGAGAGCGCGAAGCGCGGCCTCGTCTCGCTGCCCGGCTTCTTCACGCCGAGCGAGGCCTTCGCCGCGATCGCTGCCGGCGCGAGCGGCCTCAAGCTGTTCCCGGCCGAGGCGGCGACGCCCAGCGTGGTCAAGGCGCAGCGCGCGGTGCTGCCCAAGGACATGCCGCTGTTGGCCGTGGGCGGCATCACGCCAACCAACATGGCGCCGTGGCGCGAAGCGGGCGCGGACGGCTTCGGCCTCGGCTCGGCGCTCTATAAGGTGGGCCTCAGCACACAGGAGATCGCCGCCAACGCGCAGGCTTTCGCCAAGGGCTGGGCCGAACTGGAGGGCCGCGCGTGA
- a CDS encoding 2-dehydro-3-deoxygalactonokinase, producing MSGPFIAVDWGTTNRRAYLIEQGEVVATERDDMGILSVPAGCFPAAVADLRARHGGLPMLLAGMVGSNRGWHDAGYVAAPAGIAQVAARLVSPEDGVAIVPGVCRDSDGRQDVMRGEEVQLLGAVAAGLAPADALLCQPGTHAKWAAMKDGALADFSTAMTGEMFAMLKAHSLIGAEMTGEVDADDEFVRGVEASGDNDLLAALFGVRAASVLGKRAPGAAAAYVSGLLLGTDCRARIGAGQTVHLLADGLLARLYSAAIATVGGEAVVVDSHASFVAGITRIWDMKA from the coding sequence GTGAGCGGGCCTTTCATAGCGGTTGACTGGGGCACGACGAACCGCCGCGCCTACCTGATTGAACAGGGCGAGGTCGTCGCCACCGAGCGTGACGACATGGGCATCCTCTCGGTCCCGGCAGGCTGTTTTCCTGCCGCCGTCGCGGACTTGCGCGCGCGCCATGGCGGACTGCCGATGCTGCTCGCGGGGATGGTCGGCTCCAACCGGGGCTGGCATGACGCGGGCTACGTCGCCGCACCCGCCGGGATCGCGCAGGTCGCCGCCCGGCTCGTCTCGCCCGAGGACGGCGTCGCCATCGTCCCCGGCGTCTGCCGTGACAGTGATGGCCGACAGGACGTGATGCGTGGCGAGGAAGTTCAGCTTCTGGGCGCGGTCGCGGCGGGGCTTGCGCCTGCCGACGCGCTGCTCTGCCAGCCGGGGACCCATGCCAAGTGGGCGGCCATGAAGGACGGCGCGCTGGCCGATTTCTCGACGGCCATGACCGGCGAGATGTTTGCCATGCTCAAGGCACACTCCCTGATCGGTGCCGAGATGACCGGCGAGGTCGATGCGGACGATGAGTTCGTCCGCGGCGTCGAGGCCAGCGGCGACAACGACCTGCTCGCCGCGCTGTTCGGCGTGCGTGCCGCCTCGGTGCTCGGCAAACGCGCGCCCGGCGCGGCGGCGGCTTATGTCTCGGGTCTGCTGCTCGGCACCGACTGCCGCGCGCGCATCGGTGCGGGCCAGACCGTCCATCTCCTCGCTGACGGGCTGCTCGCCCGTCTCTATTCCGCCGCCATCGCCACTGTCGGGGGAGAAGCCGTCGTCGTCGACAGCCACGCCTCCTTCGTCGCCGGGATCACCCGCATCTGGGACATGAAAGCATGA
- a CDS encoding sodium/sugar symporter, with translation MGLATIDITVVVIYAIGIFGLAQWVSRDKAGAGPKNSTDYFLASKNLPWWAIGASLIAANISAEQIVGMSGSGYAIGLAIASYEWMAAATLLIVGKFFLPIFLRNEIYTMPQFLERRYGPGIRTLMAVFWLVLYVFVNLTSIIWLGSVAVTKVAGVNQDVALVGLGVFALLYQLRGGLKAVALTDIVQVTLLVLGGLIIAVLTLGEIGAGEGVVAGFSTLMERAPGHFEMILEPSNPHYVDLPGLSVLIGGMWIANLSYWGFNQYIIQRALAAKSIDEAQKGMLFASFIKLIMPIIIVLPGIAAVILAPDLAKPDEAYPTMMRLLPPGLLGLVFAALVAAIIASTASKINSIATIFTLDVWAKFRKSEVAGEAQERRLVLVGRIAAAVSIVIAILTARPLVGSSEQAFQFIQEFTGFFTPGITVIFLLGLFWRRANEPGAITAAVASVALSWAFKVWMPAIPFMDRMGLCFLAALVLAVVVSLATPARPDKDTISTGDVRYATSTGFNAGAIAVVVVLCVLYAVFW, from the coding sequence ATGGGACTGGCGACGATCGACATCACCGTGGTCGTGATCTACGCGATCGGCATATTCGGGCTCGCGCAGTGGGTCAGCCGCGACAAGGCGGGTGCCGGGCCGAAGAACTCGACCGACTACTTCCTCGCCTCCAAGAACCTGCCGTGGTGGGCCATCGGCGCCTCGCTGATCGCAGCGAACATCTCGGCCGAGCAGATCGTCGGCATGTCCGGCTCGGGCTACGCGATCGGCCTCGCCATCGCCTCCTACGAGTGGATGGCGGCGGCGACGCTGCTGATCGTCGGCAAGTTCTTCCTGCCGATCTTCCTGCGCAACGAGATCTACACGATGCCGCAGTTCCTGGAGCGGCGCTACGGCCCCGGCATCCGCACGCTGATGGCGGTGTTCTGGCTGGTCCTCTACGTCTTCGTGAACCTGACGAGCATCATCTGGCTCGGTTCGGTCGCCGTCACCAAGGTGGCGGGCGTCAATCAGGACGTGGCGCTCGTCGGCCTCGGCGTCTTCGCGCTGCTTTACCAGTTGCGCGGCGGGCTCAAGGCGGTGGCGCTGACCGACATCGTGCAGGTGACGCTGCTGGTCCTCGGCGGTCTCATCATCGCCGTGCTGACGCTGGGCGAGATCGGTGCGGGTGAGGGCGTGGTCGCGGGCTTCTCCACCCTGATGGAGCGTGCGCCGGGCCACTTCGAGATGATCCTCGAACCCTCCAACCCGCACTACGTCGACCTGCCGGGCCTCTCGGTGCTGATCGGCGGCATGTGGATCGCGAACCTGTCGTACTGGGGCTTCAACCAGTACATCATCCAGCGCGCGCTGGCGGCCAAGTCGATCGACGAGGCGCAGAAGGGCATGCTCTTCGCGTCCTTCATCAAGCTCATCATGCCGATCATCATCGTGCTGCCGGGCATCGCCGCGGTCATCCTCGCGCCCGATCTCGCCAAGCCCGACGAGGCCTACCCGACGATGATGCGCCTCCTGCCGCCGGGCCTGCTGGGCCTTGTCTTCGCGGCGCTGGTGGCGGCGATCATCGCGTCCACCGCGTCCAAGATCAATTCGATCGCGACGATCTTCACGCTCGACGTCTGGGCCAAGTTCCGCAAGTCCGAGGTGGCGGGCGAGGCGCAGGAGCGCAGGCTGGTCCTCGTCGGCCGCATCGCCGCCGCCGTCTCGATCGTCATCGCCATCCTGACCGCGCGGCCGCTGGTCGGCTCCAGCGAGCAGGCGTTCCAGTTCATCCAGGAATTCACCGGCTTCTTCACGCCGGGGATCACGGTGATCTTCCTCCTCGGCCTGTTCTGGCGCCGCGCCAACGAACCGGGCGCGATCACCGCCGCTGTCGCATCGGTGGCGCTGTCGTGGGCGTTCAAGGTGTGGATGCCCGCGATCCCGTTCATGGACCGCATGGGCCTGTGCTTCCTCGCGGCGCTGGTTCTGGCGGTCGTCGTCTCGCTCGCCACTCCGGCGCGGCCGGACAAGGATACCATCTCGACCGGCGACGTGCGCTATGCGACCTCGACCGGGTTCAATGCAGGAGCGATTGCAGTGGTTGTGGTGCTTTGCGTACTTTACGCGGTGTTCTGGTGA
- a CDS encoding family 43 glycosylhydrolase translates to MARGTSRFAVVATLAATSAALTLSLVQAPAAAQSDNNPARPPRTEVVPGAPETPYVDPDKAYLFAHMTKERYGVLYYSVSRDGLHWQQINGGRPVSEDYHGHASIARGGDGRYYLVGNKSDDDPYIRFWVSDDLVTWKQYGTYRPELSNIPGLPHAMQRIGAPKLFFDKPSGRFLLTWHTATVPGVAEDPERYWASQRTLYVLSPDLKRFDKPPRRLFDWDMATIDTFIQPEADGSGYCAVVKDERYPSYNWTTGKTVRISCAKDLLGPYAPPGPPISPNFREAPTVIRAPNGEDWLMYYEQYAGTSYGLSKAPRLTGPWFQVSGNSGVPEWNRYEMPAGLRHGSMIEISKVQYDALVQAFPNAK, encoded by the coding sequence TTGGCTCGGGGCACATCGCGCTTCGCGGTCGTGGCGACACTCGCCGCGACATCGGCTGCACTCACTCTATCGCTGGTCCAGGCGCCTGCCGCCGCCCAGTCCGACAACAACCCGGCCAGGCCGCCGCGCACCGAAGTCGTGCCCGGCGCGCCGGAGACGCCTTACGTCGATCCGGACAAGGCCTACCTCTTCGCGCACATGACCAAGGAACGCTACGGCGTCCTCTACTACTCGGTCAGCCGCGACGGCCTGCACTGGCAGCAGATCAACGGCGGGCGGCCGGTGTCGGAGGACTACCACGGCCACGCCTCGATCGCGCGCGGGGGCGACGGGCGCTACTACCTCGTCGGCAACAAGAGCGACGACGATCCGTACATCCGTTTCTGGGTCTCGGACGATCTGGTGACGTGGAAGCAGTACGGAACCTACAGACCGGAACTCTCGAACATCCCCGGCCTCCCCCACGCGATGCAGCGCATCGGCGCGCCCAAGCTGTTCTTCGACAAGCCGTCGGGCCGCTTCCTGCTGACCTGGCACACGGCCACCGTCCCCGGCGTGGCCGAAGACCCGGAACGCTACTGGGCGAGCCAGCGCACGCTCTACGTCCTCTCGCCCGACCTCAAGCGCTTCGACAAGCCGCCGCGCCGCCTGTTCGACTGGGACATGGCGACGATCGACACCTTCATCCAGCCCGAAGCGGACGGCTCCGGCTACTGCGCGGTGGTGAAGGACGAGCGCTATCCCAGCTACAACTGGACCACCGGCAAGACCGTGCGCATCTCCTGCGCCAAGGATCTGCTCGGCCCTTACGCACCGCCGGGACCGCCGATCAGCCCCAACTTCCGCGAGGCCCCGACGGTCATCCGCGCGCCCAATGGCGAGGACTGGCTGATGTACTACGAGCAGTACGCCGGGACGAGCTACGGCCTGTCCAAAGCCCCGCGCCTGACCGGGCCCTGGTTCCAGGTCTCGGGCAATTCCGGCGTGCCGGAATGGAACCGCTACGAGATGCCCGCAGGCCTGCGCCACGGCTCGATGATCGAGATCAGCAAGGTGCAGTACGACGCTCTGGTGCAGGCGTTCCCGAACGCGAAGTGA